In Clupea harengus unplaced genomic scaffold, Ch_v2.0.2, whole genome shotgun sequence, one DNA window encodes the following:
- the lcorl gene encoding ligand-dependent nuclear receptor corepressor-like protein isoform X1, which translates to MATQCRSSKCTAERKGFRRELDSWRHKLIHCVGFESILEGIYGPRLLRDLSIFEDCEPEAVDDWSEDARCSFCNLQLEKLSDHNPTVASPQSPPCPDTPPPQGQSNTDKVQCQADRFLSSVFCKKDLPQSCDSNIPHVARELMSKMIHQFAIEYASKSQQEGMNGFSVDSVTSAHYSLPERSEEDGPLDLTISRTHLDMEQADGVLDLSRKKTGGSSSASSPEAPGRLQREREDYLDRSSEFSEGLLSKALKDVQSGSLDIQKAAILYGIPQRTLLLQLEALAYEGAGVFRSMGQDSSLDGAMWQSREARLVLQRVAAWARAQSSRTDLGKISAENAEFRLPVATSYLHQLTLQKMVSQLRDKNESLFVPDTPTPPHSPAASQIKIPQVRQGAQPKPQVDLADAMYQASKASATADGSALYHKLKTILPKQAQLEYPPTLLQSRMESCLLQADLPPNLCLQSSRNNRSASGNEDMDESGRRDKQPRKKRGRYRQYDHDVLEEAVTMVMTGKMSVSKAQGVYGVPHSTLEYKVKERTGTLKIPPKKKLRSLEPGQTDTANSGTTAGSRHF; encoded by the exons ATGGCTACCCAGTGCCGTAGCTCCAAATGCACGGCAGAAAGAAAAGGGTTCCGGCGGGAACTCGATTCTTGGCGGCACAAGTTGATACATTGTGTGG GATTTGAAAGCATACTGGAAGGAATTTATGGACCAAGGTTGCTCAGAGATCTCAGTATTTTTGAAG ACTGTGAACCAGAAGCCGTTGATGATTGGTCAGAAGATGCAAGGTGCTCTTTTTGCAATCTTCAACTTGAAAAACTAAGT GACCATAATCCCACAGTTGCCTCTCCTCAGTCCCCCCCCTGTCCAGACACACCTCCACCTCAGGGCCAGTCCAACACTGACAAAGTCCAGTGCCAAGCAGACCGATTCCTCAGCTCAGTCTTTTGCAAGAAAG ACTTGCCTCAGAGCTGTGATTCAAACATTCCCCATGTGGCTCGAGAACTGATGAGTAAAATGATACATCAGTTTGCCATTGAGTATGCGTCCAAGAGCCAGCAGGAGGGCATGAATGGCTTCTCCGTGGACTCTGTTACCTCTGCACACTACAGTCTCCCCGAGCGATCCGAGGAGGATGGCCCCCTGGACCTCACCATCAGCCGCACCCACCTGGATATGGAACAAG CAGATGGCGTGCTCGACCTCTCAAGAAAGAAGACGGGCGGCTCGTCAAGTGCATCCTCTCCAGAAGCCCCAGG gagactgcagagagagagagaggactattTGGACCGCAGCTCTGAGTTCTCAGAGGGTCTGCTCTCAAAGGCTTTGAAAGATGTTCAGTCAGGATCACTGGATATTCAAAAAGCAGCCATACTTTACGGGATACCTCAGAGAACCTTGCTTCTCCAGCTGGAGGCCTTAGCGTACGAAGGAGCGGGAGTGTTTCGCAGCATGGGCCAGGACAGCAGCTTAGACGGGGCCATGTGGCAGAGCCGGGAGGCTCGCCTGGTGCTCCAGCGGGTGGCGGCGTGGGCGCGGGCCCAGTCCTCCCGCACCGATCTGGGCAAAATATCGGCGGAGAACGCAGAGTTCCGCCTCCCCGTGGCTACCTCCTACCTGCATCAGCTTACTCTGCAGAAAATGGTCAGTCAGCTGCGGGACAAGAACGAGAGCCTGTTCGTCCCCGACACCCCTACGCCTCCACACAGCCCTGCTGCCTCACAAATCAAAATCCCTCAGGTGCGCCAAGGAGCTCAGCCCAAGCCCCAGGTGGACCTAGCGGATGCCATGTACCAGGCCTCCAAAGCCTCAGCCACTGCCGACGGTTCTGCCCTGTACCACAAGCTCAAGACCATCCTGCCGAAGCAGGCCCAGCTGGAGTACCCTCCAACACTGCTTCAGTCGAGGATGGAGTCCTGCCTGCTGCAGGCTGACCTGCCCCCCAACCTCTGCCTCCAGAGCAGCCGCAACAACAGGAGTGCCAGTGGCAACGAGGACATGGACGAGAGCGGGCGGCGGGACAAGCAGCCACGGAAGAAGCGCGGCCGCTACCGGCAGTACGACCACGACGTCCTGGAAGAGGCCGTCACCATGGTGATGACCGGGAAGATGAGTGTGTCAAAAGCACAAGGAGTCTACGGAGTACCTCACAGCACCCTGGAGTACAAAGTGAAGGAGCGGACGGGAACTCTGAAAATCCCGCCGAAAAAGAAGCTCAGGTCACTGGAGCCGGGCCAGACGGATACAGCCAATTCAGGGACGACGGCCGGCTCCAGACACTTCTGA
- the lcorl gene encoding ligand-dependent nuclear receptor corepressor-like protein isoform X2 has protein sequence MATQCRSSKCTAERKGFRRELDSWRHKLIHCVGFESILEGIYGPRLLRDLSIFEDCEPEAVDDWSEDARCSFCNLQLEKLSDHNPTVASPQSPPCPDTPPPQGQSNTDKVQCQADRFLSSVFCKKDLPQSCDSNIPHVARELMSKMIHQFAIEYASKSQQEGMNGFSVDSVTSAHYSLPERSEEDGPLDLTISRTHLDMEQDGVLDLSRKKTGGSSSASSPEAPGRLQREREDYLDRSSEFSEGLLSKALKDVQSGSLDIQKAAILYGIPQRTLLLQLEALAYEGAGVFRSMGQDSSLDGAMWQSREARLVLQRVAAWARAQSSRTDLGKISAENAEFRLPVATSYLHQLTLQKMVSQLRDKNESLFVPDTPTPPHSPAASQIKIPQVRQGAQPKPQVDLADAMYQASKASATADGSALYHKLKTILPKQAQLEYPPTLLQSRMESCLLQADLPPNLCLQSSRNNRSASGNEDMDESGRRDKQPRKKRGRYRQYDHDVLEEAVTMVMTGKMSVSKAQGVYGVPHSTLEYKVKERTGTLKIPPKKKLRSLEPGQTDTANSGTTAGSRHF, from the exons ATGGCTACCCAGTGCCGTAGCTCCAAATGCACGGCAGAAAGAAAAGGGTTCCGGCGGGAACTCGATTCTTGGCGGCACAAGTTGATACATTGTGTGG GATTTGAAAGCATACTGGAAGGAATTTATGGACCAAGGTTGCTCAGAGATCTCAGTATTTTTGAAG ACTGTGAACCAGAAGCCGTTGATGATTGGTCAGAAGATGCAAGGTGCTCTTTTTGCAATCTTCAACTTGAAAAACTAAGT GACCATAATCCCACAGTTGCCTCTCCTCAGTCCCCCCCCTGTCCAGACACACCTCCACCTCAGGGCCAGTCCAACACTGACAAAGTCCAGTGCCAAGCAGACCGATTCCTCAGCTCAGTCTTTTGCAAGAAAG ACTTGCCTCAGAGCTGTGATTCAAACATTCCCCATGTGGCTCGAGAACTGATGAGTAAAATGATACATCAGTTTGCCATTGAGTATGCGTCCAAGAGCCAGCAGGAGGGCATGAATGGCTTCTCCGTGGACTCTGTTACCTCTGCACACTACAGTCTCCCCGAGCGATCCGAGGAGGATGGCCCCCTGGACCTCACCATCAGCCGCACCCACCTGGATATGGAACAAG ATGGCGTGCTCGACCTCTCAAGAAAGAAGACGGGCGGCTCGTCAAGTGCATCCTCTCCAGAAGCCCCAGG gagactgcagagagagagagaggactattTGGACCGCAGCTCTGAGTTCTCAGAGGGTCTGCTCTCAAAGGCTTTGAAAGATGTTCAGTCAGGATCACTGGATATTCAAAAAGCAGCCATACTTTACGGGATACCTCAGAGAACCTTGCTTCTCCAGCTGGAGGCCTTAGCGTACGAAGGAGCGGGAGTGTTTCGCAGCATGGGCCAGGACAGCAGCTTAGACGGGGCCATGTGGCAGAGCCGGGAGGCTCGCCTGGTGCTCCAGCGGGTGGCGGCGTGGGCGCGGGCCCAGTCCTCCCGCACCGATCTGGGCAAAATATCGGCGGAGAACGCAGAGTTCCGCCTCCCCGTGGCTACCTCCTACCTGCATCAGCTTACTCTGCAGAAAATGGTCAGTCAGCTGCGGGACAAGAACGAGAGCCTGTTCGTCCCCGACACCCCTACGCCTCCACACAGCCCTGCTGCCTCACAAATCAAAATCCCTCAGGTGCGCCAAGGAGCTCAGCCCAAGCCCCAGGTGGACCTAGCGGATGCCATGTACCAGGCCTCCAAAGCCTCAGCCACTGCCGACGGTTCTGCCCTGTACCACAAGCTCAAGACCATCCTGCCGAAGCAGGCCCAGCTGGAGTACCCTCCAACACTGCTTCAGTCGAGGATGGAGTCCTGCCTGCTGCAGGCTGACCTGCCCCCCAACCTCTGCCTCCAGAGCAGCCGCAACAACAGGAGTGCCAGTGGCAACGAGGACATGGACGAGAGCGGGCGGCGGGACAAGCAGCCACGGAAGAAGCGCGGCCGCTACCGGCAGTACGACCACGACGTCCTGGAAGAGGCCGTCACCATGGTGATGACCGGGAAGATGAGTGTGTCAAAAGCACAAGGAGTCTACGGAGTACCTCACAGCACCCTGGAGTACAAAGTGAAGGAGCGGACGGGAACTCTGAAAATCCCGCCGAAAAAGAAGCTCAGGTCACTGGAGCCGGGCCAGACGGATACAGCCAATTCAGGGACGACGGCCGGCTCCAGACACTTCTGA